A stretch of the Sphingobacterium thalpophilum genome encodes the following:
- a CDS encoding tyrosine-type recombinase/integrase, with protein sequence MTKQKQLSEVIELWKTNKKQYVKKSSFAAYILLIENHLLPLFGNKYLIEETDVQNFVFKKLEAGLSHKTIKDILIVLKMIMKFGAKNKWLEYTPFDIQFPTEREKHNIEVLSRADQKKIMNYIQEHFTFRNLGVYICLSAGMRIGEICALTWEDIDTDSAVINVRQTIQRIYVIEDGKRRTELILDTPKTKNSIREIPISKDLLRILKPFKKIVNPSFFVLTNDAKPTEPRTYRSYYKNLMKELKMPELKFHGLRHSFATRCIESNCDYKTVSVLLGHSNISTTLNLYVHPNMEQKKKAIEQMFKGLR encoded by the coding sequence ATGACTAAACAAAAACAACTTTCAGAAGTAATTGAATTGTGGAAAACAAACAAAAAACAGTATGTTAAAAAATCAAGCTTTGCAGCATATATACTGTTGATAGAAAATCATTTACTTCCATTATTTGGCAACAAATATTTAATAGAAGAGACTGATGTACAAAATTTTGTATTCAAGAAGCTAGAAGCTGGCCTTAGCCACAAAACAATTAAAGACATTTTGATTGTCTTAAAAATGATTATGAAGTTTGGCGCGAAGAATAAATGGCTAGAATATACACCATTTGACATCCAATTTCCTACGGAACGTGAAAAGCATAATATCGAGGTACTAAGCAGAGCCGATCAAAAGAAAATAATGAACTACATTCAAGAGCACTTTACTTTCAGAAACCTAGGGGTTTATATCTGTTTAAGTGCCGGCATGCGTATTGGCGAGATATGTGCGCTTACATGGGAAGATATTGACACTGATAGCGCTGTCATCAATGTCAGGCAAACAATTCAACGAATTTACGTCATAGAGGATGGAAAGAGAAGAACTGAGCTCATCCTAGATACGCCTAAGACAAAGAACTCTATTCGGGAAATACCGATCAGCAAAGACCTTCTAAGGATTTTAAAACCATTTAAAAAGATTGTCAATCCCTCCTTCTTTGTACTAACAAATGATGCGAAGCCTACCGAACCAAGAACATACCGCAGCTATTACAAAAATCTAATGAAAGAACTGAAGATGCCTGAACTTAAATTTCATGGATTACGGCACAGTTTTGCAACGAGATGTATCGAAAGCAATTGTGACTATAAGACGGTAAGCGTTTTACTAGGCCATTCCAACATCAGTACGACACTAAACCTTTACGTCCATCCAAATATGGAACAAAAGAAGAAAGCGATCGAACAAATGTTTAAAGGACTGCGATAG
- the istB gene encoding IS21-like element helper ATPase IstB has product MNIETQMRALRLHGMERNWKALNETRRSTELSLSEGLSLLLQAESDERDEKRFERLKQNAGFRYQASIEEINMVATRGLDKGLITTLATGEYIKKGDPILISGATGCGKSFLSSALGHHACAQGYKVLYFNLQKLLLKTKMARLEGTLHKLMDRISKTDLLIVDDFGLVNLDQQQRLDLMEIIEDRHAKASTIIASQLPVASWYDVIGEDTIADAILDRLIHGSYRIELKGESLRKKK; this is encoded by the coding sequence ATGAATATTGAAACACAGATGAGAGCGTTGCGCTTACATGGTATGGAGCGTAACTGGAAAGCATTGAATGAAACCCGCCGCAGTACAGAACTCTCCCTTTCCGAAGGACTGTCCCTATTGCTTCAGGCAGAATCAGATGAACGGGATGAAAAAAGGTTTGAGCGCCTCAAACAGAATGCCGGGTTCCGCTATCAGGCTTCCATAGAAGAAATAAACATGGTCGCTACCAGAGGTTTGGACAAGGGATTGATCACTACGCTGGCTACCGGCGAATACATCAAAAAAGGAGATCCTATACTCATCAGCGGTGCTACCGGCTGTGGGAAGAGCTTCCTCTCTTCGGCATTGGGCCATCATGCCTGTGCGCAGGGGTATAAAGTCCTGTACTTTAATCTGCAAAAACTACTTCTAAAAACTAAAATGGCCCGCCTGGAAGGTACACTGCACAAGCTGATGGACAGGATATCAAAAACAGACCTACTTATTGTCGATGACTTCGGCCTGGTAAATCTGGACCAGCAGCAAAGGCTGGATCTGATGGAAATAATCGAAGATAGACACGCTAAGGCCTCGACAATAATTGCCAGTCAGTTACCTGTGGCCAGTTGGTATGATGTAATCGGTGAAGATACAATTGCAGACGCAATACTCGATAGACTGATCCATGGATCTTACAGAATCGAACTTAAAGGCGAAAGTCTAAGAAAAAAGAAGTAA
- a CDS encoding DUF3800 domain-containing protein, protein MKPTINIYCDESCHLQNDKEPIMVIGAVYCPIEKKEEIFERLYSFKVKHNLIPKIKKNDSDNRSYYELKWNKVSKSKIEYYKDVINYFFDDDDLQFRVLVVSNKSAIDYEKFSHTHDTFYYKMYFGMLKAILNPENSHHIYIDIKDTRSKEKVHKLEQILRNDKYDYSKEIIKKVQQVRSHEVEILQLTDLLVGATAYVNRALADSKAKNELINLIKYRSKYSLTKSTLLKERKFNVFIWEPQKPYFV, encoded by the coding sequence ATGAAGCCAACAATCAATATATATTGTGACGAAAGTTGTCATCTACAGAATGACAAAGAACCAATTATGGTTATCGGAGCTGTTTATTGTCCGATTGAGAAGAAGGAAGAAATTTTTGAACGATTGTATAGTTTTAAAGTTAAACATAACCTTATTCCAAAAATCAAAAAAAATGATAGTGACAACCGAAGCTACTATGAACTAAAATGGAACAAAGTTTCAAAATCAAAAATCGAATATTACAAGGATGTAATCAACTATTTTTTTGATGATGATGACTTGCAGTTTCGAGTGCTTGTGGTTTCTAATAAATCTGCTATAGATTATGAGAAATTCAGCCATACACATGATACATTTTACTATAAAATGTATTTTGGAATGCTGAAAGCTATCTTGAACCCTGAAAACTCTCATCATATTTATATCGATATTAAAGATACCAGAAGCAAAGAAAAAGTTCACAAACTGGAACAAATTTTAAGGAATGACAAATATGACTATTCTAAAGAAATCATTAAAAAAGTACAACAGGTAAGATCCCACGAAGTAGAAATTTTGCAATTGACAGACTTATTAGTCGGTGCTACTGCTTATGTGAATAGAGCGTTAGCAGACAGCAAAGCTAAAAATGAACTAATTAATCTCATTAAATATCGCTCTAAATATTCTTTAACAAAATCTACGTTGTTAAAAGAGCGAAAATTCAATGTTTTTATCTGGGAACCTCAAAAACCATATTTTGTATGA
- a CDS encoding restriction endonuclease subunit S, whose protein sequence is MTEIKKENKSVGKVPNLRFPEFTEEWETKKLGEFGEKVKTKNKNNKVKLVFSNSAVQGIVLQDEYFDKSIANKDNLKDYYIVEPFDFVYNPRISSNAQVGAMSVNKTGKIGLVSPLYTVFKVNDNSINLTFLEIIFKTTVWHNYMRSIANYGARDDRMNIKGDDFFALPVKLPSNKEQSKIANFLFLLDQRIQTQNKIIGEINGLKATVIKKIFAGQLKFKDDNGKDFPNWNKTALAEIGEFSGGGTPSSSNIDFWNGNIPWVSSSDLSENNIRSINVSKFITESAIDNSATKLCPAPMILIVSRVGVGKVAYSDRSICTSQDFLNVYNFNCNGLFLTYLISKEMKKAASNTQGTSIKGITASEIKSTEIQLPCKPEQNKIADFLSSIDLKIDIENQFLQKLEEQKKFLLQQMFV, encoded by the coding sequence ATGACCGAGATAAAAAAAGAAAATAAAAGCGTGGGTAAGGTTCCCAATTTGAGATTCCCTGAATTTACGGAGGAATGGGAAACTAAGAAGTTGGGGGAATTTGGCGAGAAAGTAAAAACTAAAAATAAAAATAATAAAGTTAAACTAGTGTTTTCGAATTCCGCTGTACAAGGGATTGTATTACAAGATGAATATTTTGATAAAAGTATTGCAAACAAAGATAACTTGAAAGATTACTATATTGTGGAACCGTTTGATTTTGTTTATAATCCTCGTATTTCTTCAAATGCACAGGTAGGTGCTATGAGTGTAAATAAGACTGGGAAAATAGGATTGGTTTCACCATTATATACTGTTTTTAAGGTTAATGATAATTCGATCAATCTTACTTTTTTAGAAATTATTTTCAAAACCACAGTTTGGCACAACTATATGAGGAGTATTGCAAATTACGGTGCAAGGGATGACAGAATGAACATAAAAGGCGATGATTTCTTTGCTCTTCCTGTTAAATTGCCTTCAAACAAAGAGCAGTCAAAAATAGCTAACTTTCTGTTTTTGTTGGATCAAAGAATTCAAACCCAAAACAAAATAATTGGGGAAATAAACGGTCTTAAAGCTACCGTTATAAAAAAAATATTCGCTGGGCAATTGAAATTCAAGGATGACAATGGAAAAGATTTTCCGAATTGGAACAAGACAGCTTTAGCAGAGATCGGTGAATTTTCAGGCGGAGGTACTCCATCCTCCTCTAATATTGATTTTTGGAATGGGAATATTCCATGGGTGTCCTCTTCAGATCTATCTGAAAATAATATTCGTTCGATTAATGTTTCAAAATTTATAACAGAAAGTGCTATTGATAATTCTGCAACAAAACTATGTCCCGCTCCTATGATTTTAATTGTTTCACGAGTTGGTGTTGGCAAGGTAGCTTACTCAGATAGAAGTATATGCACAAGTCAAGATTTTTTGAATGTATATAATTTCAACTGCAATGGTTTATTTCTAACATATTTGATTTCAAAAGAGATGAAAAAAGCAGCATCAAACACTCAAGGTACTTCTATTAAAGGAATCACAGCATCTGAAATTAAATCAACTGAAATTCAACTTCCTTGTAAACCTGAACAAAACAAAATAGCAGACTTCCTTTCATCAATCGATTTGAAAATTGATATTGAAAATCAATTTTTACAAAAATTAGAAGAACAGAAAAAGTTTTTACTGCAGCAAATGTTTGTATAA
- a CDS encoding type I restriction-modification system subunit M produces MSEDQKKILEQQLWNIANTLRGKMNADEFRDYILGFIFYKYLAEKMEIYANSILEQDNIQFRDINENTQKGKEYIEAIKEEALETLGYFLKPSELFGEIAKRGSSGSNTFILEDLQKILTNIQLSTMGTQSEEDFDNLFEDMDLNSTKLGKTAEARNAIIAKVLVHLDEIDFKLEHTELDVLGDAYEYLIGQFASGAGKKAGEFYTPQEVSKILAKVVTTGKNRLKSVYDPTCGSGSLLLRVAREVKDVNNFYGQEMNRTTYNLARMNMILHGVHYLKFDIKQEDTLEHPQHLNDMPFEAIVANPPFSANWSANPLFLNDDRFSQYGKLAPSSKADFAFVQHMIYHLAENGTMAIVLPHGVLFRGAAELHIRKYLIEQKNYLDAVIGLPANIFYGTSIPTCILVFKKCRETPDDILFIDASKEFEKVKNQNMLRDEHINKIVDTYRNRVAIDKYSHLASLKEVAENDYNLNIPRYVDTFEAEEEIDIQAVMQEIKSLEAKRAQLDQEIDVYFKELGLVF; encoded by the coding sequence ATGTCTGAAGATCAAAAGAAAATATTGGAGCAACAGCTCTGGAATATTGCCAATACTTTGCGAGGAAAAATGAACGCGGATGAGTTTCGTGATTATATACTAGGATTTATCTTCTATAAGTACTTAGCGGAGAAAATGGAAATTTATGCTAATTCTATTTTGGAGCAGGACAATATTCAATTCAGAGATATAAACGAAAATACTCAAAAAGGGAAAGAATATATAGAAGCCATCAAAGAAGAAGCTCTCGAAACGCTAGGATATTTTCTAAAACCCTCTGAATTATTCGGCGAAATAGCGAAACGTGGAAGCAGCGGTTCGAATACCTTTATTCTGGAAGATCTGCAAAAAATCTTGACCAATATCCAATTAAGTACAATGGGTACACAAAGTGAAGAAGACTTTGACAACCTATTTGAAGATATGGATCTCAATAGTACAAAACTTGGCAAAACAGCTGAGGCTAGAAATGCTATCATCGCCAAAGTCTTGGTACACTTGGATGAAATTGATTTCAAATTAGAACATACAGAATTAGATGTATTGGGTGATGCCTACGAATATCTAATTGGTCAGTTTGCTAGTGGTGCGGGTAAAAAAGCTGGCGAGTTTTATACACCACAAGAGGTTTCCAAAATCCTTGCTAAAGTAGTCACTACAGGAAAAAACAGATTAAAATCTGTCTATGACCCAACATGTGGTTCTGGCTCTCTCCTACTTCGTGTAGCCCGTGAAGTAAAAGATGTTAATAATTTCTACGGACAAGAGATGAACCGTACCACGTACAATCTTGCTCGGATGAATATGATACTCCACGGAGTACATTATCTCAAATTCGATATTAAGCAAGAGGACACACTGGAGCACCCCCAACATCTAAATGATATGCCTTTTGAGGCAATCGTTGCAAACCCTCCGTTCTCAGCGAACTGGAGTGCGAATCCATTATTCCTTAATGACGACAGGTTTAGCCAATACGGGAAATTAGCTCCTTCAAGCAAAGCTGATTTTGCATTTGTCCAACACATGATTTATCACCTTGCCGAGAATGGTACTATGGCAATCGTATTGCCGCATGGTGTCTTATTCCGTGGCGCTGCTGAATTACACATTCGGAAATACTTAATTGAACAGAAAAACTATTTGGACGCCGTAATAGGTCTACCTGCTAATATTTTTTACGGTACTAGTATTCCTACTTGTATTTTGGTATTCAAGAAGTGTAGAGAAACTCCGGACGATATCCTGTTCATAGATGCTAGTAAGGAATTCGAGAAAGTGAAGAATCAAAATATGCTCAGAGATGAGCATATCAATAAGATTGTAGATACCTACCGTAATAGAGTTGCAATTGATAAATACAGCCATCTTGCAAGTTTAAAAGAGGTTGCTGAAAACGATTACAACCTCAATATTCCTCGTTATGTAGATACTTTTGAAGCCGAGGAAGAAATCGATATACAGGCCGTCATGCAGGAAATCAAATCCTTAGAAGCTAAACGAGCCCAATTGGATCAGGAGATTGATGTTTATTTCAAGGAATTAGGTCTTGTCTTTTAA
- a CDS encoding restriction endonuclease subunit S, which yields MRFPQFTEEWETKKLGDVMDFKVTNSFSRENLNYKAGTVKNIHYGDIHTKFQTLFDTTKEVIPFINEEINLDRISNENYCKEGDVIFADASEDLNDVGKSIEIVNVNGEKLLSGLHTLLARPKKSIFHLGFNGYLFKSNSVRTQIQKESQGSKVLSINVGRISKIDLSFPAVDEQQKITSFFALLDERIQTQNKIIEQLETLIRDFRNRIFKQKIRFTDDDGKYFPEWIIHKLSDISERIIKKNSVGSQNVLTISAQFGLISQLEFFNKSVSAKDVSGYYLLEKNEFAYNRSYSSGYPMGAVKRLKKYDKGIVSTLYICFRFNSIVNLDFIEQYFESGIQNAEIEKIAQEGARNHGLLNVGVSDFFNIEVSLPSLEEQQKIASFLSSIDQKIQTEKEILIQAENQKKYLLQQMLA from the coding sequence TTGAGATTTCCTCAATTTACGGAGGAGTGGGAAACGAAGAAGTTGGGGGACGTGATGGACTTTAAAGTGACAAACTCATTTTCTCGTGAAAATTTAAATTACAAAGCCGGTACTGTAAAAAATATCCATTACGGAGATATTCACACTAAATTTCAAACCTTATTTGATACTACTAAGGAAGTAATTCCTTTCATAAATGAAGAAATAAATCTTGACAGGATTTCTAATGAAAATTATTGCAAAGAAGGAGATGTAATTTTTGCTGACGCTTCCGAAGATTTGAATGATGTGGGAAAGAGTATCGAAATTGTAAATGTCAATGGCGAGAAATTATTATCAGGACTACACACTTTATTAGCAAGACCAAAAAAAAGTATTTTTCATTTGGGCTTTAACGGTTATTTGTTTAAATCCAATTCTGTCAGAACACAAATTCAAAAGGAATCTCAAGGCTCAAAAGTTTTAAGCATCAATGTTGGAAGGATATCAAAAATTGATTTATCGTTTCCTGCTGTAGATGAGCAACAAAAAATCACTTCTTTTTTCGCATTACTTGACGAACGTATTCAAACCCAAAACAAAATAATTGAACAATTAGAAACCTTAATCCGAGATTTTCGCAATCGAATATTCAAACAAAAAATAAGGTTTACTGATGATGATGGGAAATATTTTCCTGAATGGATAATTCATAAATTGAGCGATATTTCTGAAAGAATTATTAAAAAAAACTCTGTGGGAAGTCAAAATGTATTAACAATATCAGCTCAATTTGGGTTAATAAGTCAATTGGAGTTTTTTAATAAATCTGTTTCGGCTAAGGATGTTTCAGGATACTATCTTTTAGAAAAAAATGAATTTGCATATAACAGAAGTTATTCTAGTGGTTATCCAATGGGGGCTGTGAAAAGGTTAAAAAAATACGACAAAGGAATTGTATCAACCTTATACATCTGCTTTAGATTCAATTCTATTGTTAATTTGGACTTTATAGAACAATATTTTGAATCAGGTATTCAAAATGCTGAAATAGAAAAAATAGCACAAGAAGGTGCTCGAAATCACGGTCTATTAAATGTAGGTGTTTCTGATTTCTTTAATATTGAAGTAAGCCTTCCATCACTAGAAGAGCAACAAAAAATAGCATCATTTTTGTCCTCAATTGACCAAAAAATTCAAACTGAAAAGGAAATTTTAATTCAAGCTGAAAATCAGAAGAAATACCTGTTGCAGCAAATGCTTGCATAA
- a CDS encoding transposase, whose amino-acid sequence MNGHLGYEKHERSGRGNSRNGHTSKKVRGDQGDLEIQVPRECNTNCIIGLKLKNLYQV is encoded by the coding sequence ATGAATGGCCACCTTGGCTATGAAAAGCATGAGCGCAGTGGTCGGGGCAATTCCCGAAACGGGCATACGAGCAAAAAGGTTCGTGGAGATCAGGGAGATCTGGAAATTCAGGTTCCCCGGGAGTGTAACACCAACTGTATCATAGGGTTAAAGCTTAAAAACCTCTATCAAGTTTGA
- a CDS encoding type I restriction endonuclease subunit R, which yields MSKQSEQVLEEQLIIQLQKLGYKYVVLPNEKALLTNLKSQIEKHNNIVFSDSEFEKVLNILNKGSVFEKAKTLREKKHHIIRDNGDNLYFEFLNVEHWCQNEYQVTNQITQEGKYGNRYDVTLLINGLPLVQIELKRRGLEMKEAFNQINRYQKHSFGAGKGLFHFVQLFIISNGVNTKYFSNFGTHNQEFLQTFHWTDENNIPLNNILNGFTDTFLEPCHVSKMICKYIVLNETDKKLMILRPYQYYAVESIIKKVTENEILNGYNIEKNGYIWHTTGSGKTLTSFKASQILSKIPAIKKVVFVVDRKDLDHQTNKEYDNFSKGSVSSATNTDDLIRKFNDPEIRIIVTTIQKLNNAISGRNIFKMKSIQDGRMVFIFDECHRSQFGDTHKNIVNYFSNIQLFGFTGTPILEKNSDGMKTTASLFGKCLHKYVITDAIRDENVLKFSVEYIQTFKKKDHIIDLKVEQINEHEVLEAPQRKEAIVDYIIQYHDQKTQNRKFCAMMCVQDIDAVIHYYEIFKRKKLNGEHNLRVTTIFSFGQNEDEMDDTIYSQLGVAAEPKMQYGNPKPHRRELLENYVHDFNEMYGEAQDIRDNEGFYKYYNAVAGKSKHPKHESDILLVANMFLTGYDSKNLNTLYVDKNLQFHGLIQAFSRTNRILDKNKTQGNIVCFRNLKDKTDEAIALFSNKEAIDEIIVEPYVTYVEKFNQATQKLLEIVPGVDNVDGLYTEEEKLKFILAFRTMIRLHKKMSHYSEFTWEDLEIDRDIFDGYSSKYQDLKDSINLKSDIQKTSILNDIDFELELIRRDTINVTYIIQLLIKFKSKKAGKDKESIEKDIANLLNTEVSLRSKRELIEKFIQENLPHIEDSDTIPDEFEKFWNIEQENALQDLIKTENLLEEDTERLIENYLFTEREPLRKEVLSLRAEGRPSVLKSKEIGDRILNKIVGFVDTFVNGITGL from the coding sequence TTGAGCAAGCAGTCTGAACAAGTTTTAGAGGAACAGTTAATTATCCAATTACAAAAATTGGGATATAAATATGTCGTACTACCTAATGAAAAAGCTTTATTGACTAATCTAAAAAGCCAAATAGAGAAGCACAACAATATTGTATTTAGTGATAGCGAGTTTGAAAAAGTCTTAAATATTCTAAATAAAGGCTCTGTATTTGAGAAAGCGAAAACATTACGTGAAAAGAAACATCATATCATACGGGATAACGGTGATAATCTTTATTTCGAATTTTTAAATGTGGAACACTGGTGCCAAAATGAATATCAAGTAACCAATCAGATCACGCAAGAAGGCAAATATGGGAATCGCTACGATGTTACCTTGTTAATCAACGGGCTTCCTTTAGTACAGATAGAGCTGAAAAGAAGAGGATTGGAAATGAAAGAGGCTTTTAATCAGATCAATCGTTATCAAAAACATAGTTTTGGTGCTGGAAAAGGATTGTTTCATTTTGTTCAGTTATTTATTATAAGTAATGGAGTCAACACTAAATACTTCAGCAATTTCGGTACGCACAACCAGGAATTTTTACAGACATTTCATTGGACAGATGAAAATAACATTCCACTCAACAATATTTTAAATGGCTTTACCGATACATTTTTAGAACCATGCCATGTCAGTAAAATGATATGTAAATACATCGTCTTAAATGAGACCGACAAAAAGTTAATGATTCTACGTCCCTACCAATATTATGCAGTAGAGAGTATCATTAAAAAGGTGACTGAGAATGAAATATTAAATGGCTATAATATTGAGAAAAACGGATATATATGGCATACTACTGGTAGTGGAAAAACCCTAACAAGCTTCAAAGCCAGCCAGATCTTATCTAAAATTCCAGCGATTAAAAAGGTCGTATTTGTTGTAGACAGAAAGGATCTGGATCATCAGACAAACAAAGAATATGATAATTTCAGTAAAGGTTCGGTAAGTTCCGCTACCAACACGGATGACCTAATCAGGAAATTTAATGATCCTGAAATAAGGATTATTGTCACCACTATCCAAAAACTGAATAATGCTATTTCAGGCAGGAATATATTTAAAATGAAGTCCATTCAGGATGGAAGAATGGTGTTTATCTTTGATGAGTGCCACCGTTCACAATTTGGTGACACGCATAAAAACATCGTGAATTATTTCAGCAATATACAACTGTTTGGTTTCACAGGTACGCCAATATTGGAAAAGAATTCTGATGGGATGAAAACTACGGCTAGCTTATTTGGCAAATGCTTGCACAAATATGTGATCACGGATGCGATACGTGACGAGAATGTATTGAAATTCTCCGTCGAATACATACAGACCTTCAAGAAGAAAGATCATATCATCGATCTAAAAGTAGAACAAATCAATGAACATGAGGTGCTAGAAGCTCCTCAACGCAAAGAAGCAATTGTCGATTACATCATTCAATACCACGATCAAAAAACGCAGAACAGAAAATTTTGCGCAATGATGTGTGTACAGGATATTGATGCTGTGATCCATTACTATGAGATATTTAAGCGCAAAAAGCTAAATGGAGAGCACAACTTGCGCGTAACAACTATATTCAGCTTTGGACAGAATGAAGATGAAATGGACGATACCATTTATTCACAATTAGGCGTCGCAGCCGAACCTAAAATGCAATATGGTAATCCCAAGCCACATCGTCGAGAGTTATTAGAAAATTATGTTCATGATTTCAACGAGATGTATGGCGAGGCCCAGGATATCAGAGATAATGAAGGTTTCTATAAATATTATAATGCGGTAGCTGGTAAATCTAAACATCCTAAACACGAATCTGATATTCTATTGGTCGCAAACATGTTTTTAACAGGTTATGACAGTAAGAATCTTAATACATTATACGTCGATAAAAATCTTCAATTCCACGGACTGATACAGGCATTTAGTCGTACCAATCGTATTTTAGATAAGAATAAAACGCAAGGAAATATCGTCTGTTTCAGAAATCTAAAAGATAAAACGGATGAAGCAATTGCTTTATTTAGCAACAAAGAAGCTATTGACGAAATCATTGTAGAGCCTTATGTGACCTATGTCGAGAAATTTAATCAAGCAACTCAAAAGCTCCTAGAAATCGTCCCTGGAGTAGATAACGTAGACGGGCTTTATACCGAAGAGGAAAAGCTTAAATTTATTCTGGCTTTCCGTACGATGATACGGTTGCATAAAAAGATGAGCCATTATTCCGAATTTACATGGGAAGATCTAGAAATCGACAGAGATATTTTTGATGGCTATAGCAGTAAGTATCAAGATCTAAAAGATTCAATAAACTTAAAAAGTGATATTCAAAAAACCTCTATACTTAACGATATCGATTTCGAACTTGAATTGATCAGACGGGATACCATCAATGTTACGTATATAATCCAGCTCCTTATTAAATTCAAGTCGAAAAAAGCAGGCAAGGATAAAGAAAGTATTGAAAAAGATATCGCCAATCTCTTGAACACAGAGGTATCACTACGAAGCAAAAGAGAGCTTATTGAGAAATTTATTCAAGAAAATCTACCGCATATCGAGGATAGCGATACGATCCCGGATGAGTTTGAAAAATTCTGGAATATAGAACAAGAAAACGCATTGCAGGACTTAATCAAAACTGAAAACCTGTTAGAAGAAGATACCGAAAGGCTAATTGAAAACTATCTTTTTACAGAGCGAGAACCTCTTCGTAAAGAAGTTCTTTCTCTTCGCGCTGAGGGAAGACCTAGCGTTCTAAAATCCAAAGAGATTGGTGATCGTATTTTAAATAAGATTGTTGGGTTTGTGGATACTTTCGTGAATGGGATAACGGGCCTGTAG